DNA sequence from the Manihot esculenta cultivar AM560-2 chromosome 11, M.esculenta_v8, whole genome shotgun sequence genome:
ATTAGCAGCTTCTTTTTAGAGCCTCCGGGAAAATTCTGACTTTGATGAAGCAAGATCAGCTAGCAGGTTTACCTAAATTGCTGGTCAAGTTTTGTTCAACAAATTTTCTCGAGAAGTTCATTAAATCAACCATtcttatgtttttctatgaaaGTACGTCAAAAAGCATAAGATTAACAGAAAAAATAGTCAGATCAATATTGAATACAGTGTATAATGTGTGCTAAAATTGTGCTTTATCACCactacaaaaaaatatatagcatTTGTAACGAAATTTATGACAAACTTATAATCTATCGGATAAAAAATATTCATGATCGCTAATTTGTccaaaataacttaaaatacctttaaaaaaaataaaatcctaggagatcatatttattttatgcaaCTCTCTCACTCTCACACTTTCTCCTTACAACCACTTCATTTTGTCAAAATCCATAGAGCTCCTTTCCTCTGACTATCGACAGATGTAACAACTAGTGAGGCACAATGAGCAACGACCAAGGACAGGTGACAAGGCAGGCCGCCACCTTCGGCACGACTAGATGCAACCATCAACCACTCGCCACTTACATGACAGCTCCTCCTTAGCACGCCACTCGCGCAATCAGCCCTTATCTGTGTGCAAAATGCATAACTAGCCCCTTTGTAGAGCGCCTCCAATGTTAGCAAGGTTCCTTACATATTTTCATATCTAAACTTTTTATTTGATAGTTACTATAATTCtaattaatttgtttaattaatATGATTATAAATTTGAAGATTTTTTTCATTGTTATGATAAATATGAACAAGTAGAAGAATGagttctgaattttttttttaattttaattttccaatttactCAAGAAGAAAAACTAATAATTGAACTCAATACTAAGATGGGAAATGAATGGTAACGCATGGATGCACATGTAAGTATATTGATTGAATGCACATTTGTAATTATAACTAAATTATTGATTGGAAAAGAACTCTAGAGGTGCCATAGATCTGGGCATTGAAATTGTTATAATTTACATCTCTACTAATGTTGGGTGAATTTTGAAATTGGAGATTACTGTACAATTtcaaaaatcaattattttagAACCGTTGAgcttattttaaaacttttcatgtCGTGGCAACATGGAAAGGTCCTGGAAAAATATGATAGATATTCATTTATAGAATGACAAGCTGCTAACGAGTCCAAGCAATAGACATTATCTCGACCATTGTCATATAAAAGGTACCTATATACTCTAACTTTGCTGGCATGCTATTTATAGCATATTATTTTTGTTGGATTTCAATCGGATTGAATGCATTAAATTCAGATTGAatgcagaaaaagaaaagaaaattagaaTTTTTCATTAGCATAGATCAcgtttaaattaagaaaacaataatattgaagagaaaataaatacctttttattattttttgcagTAAAAATATGAGATCATTCGTCTTGATTAGGTTGTTACAAACCACAAACTGTCCAAGTATCCGGTCTCTAATGATGTCCACACAGAATAACAATTGAAAAACCTTAGAACCCTTCTAAGGATTTGAGAAGGGGAGAGGTTTTGAGTGCTAGCTGTCTATCTTTACTACAAATTCTGGAGACTCTAAAAAAACCTCTAATCGACTCTCATAAGATGCCCTTTTATACTAAACCCTATGATTTCAGTATAAcaatatttattcatttatttaacttattaaataataaattacaactatggtccaaaattttaataaacaggccatataaattttagaaaattttaattaagtcccaacttaattaattagatcaaaatcataattctttcaaattataattttatcccaatgttaatttatatgcaatcaagttctatttgatttaatttctcgttttattttctcatgtaattctgcaataaatataattaactaattaattaatttgaaggtcAAGAATATTGTCTAGCAACATGTCAAAACTACtcaaatatttgaaatattaaaagtagTTTGACTTAACCTTTCAGTGCATAATTTATCGGTGTAATTAATATACCTTCTTCACAAATGTCTCGATTTAATATTTAAGATATAGAATGTGTCTGTagtgttaaatcatattagatCTCATTTATTAGCCATTGACCATTGAATGAAATTCCAAATCTTATTTGCTAATTTCATTTCACCTTGCATAGGGATTTCATTATCAATGCTAACAGAAAATAAATGGGACATTGTTTTATTTAACCTAGGGTGATGAATAATATTtcaatcatataaatattttcatacaaatCGTAATATATCCAATTCATCCCCATTTGTTACCCATAAACCAAGTAACGTATAAGATGAAGCACCTACATATTGGTTCTAGATATCTCACATATTTAACCTATGAGATTAGTTGCTTCCTCTAAAAAGGAAATAATGTAATATGTATCAGTCTCAACAGCTCTAATCATTGTCCAATCATGATAAAAATATCGATTAGAACATTTGGATATTTACTTAAATGCAATCGAAATCTCATAATTATAACCACATTACAATTTCATTTTCACAATAATATAGTCTCATGAACTTTATCTTTACTCgagattcaattaaattaacacttaaaataaataacaacctttataaaatatatttaaatacttaaaatacgcTAACATATTGGCTGTAGGGTATATTattaacaatctcccacttacACTAAAGCCAATCACTTATGCGACTTATTCCATAAGTATAAATGCAGTAATTATGTTTCTACTGGAATAATACATTAGTAAGAGAATCTTTAAGATTCTCATTAGTGGAACTTGCTTTATCTCCACATCTTTCCTTTCATGATCTCTCTAATCAATTTGAATCGCCTAAGTATATACTTGGATCTTTAATGAGACTTGGATTCATTTGCTTATATAATGGCTCCATTGTTATCAAAGTTTAATGTAACTGGATCAACAATACTATGAACCACTAAGTTCAAAAATAAACTTCTTTATCCAAAATTGTCTTCTTTGTTGCCTAGAACACAGCAGCATACTTGGCTTTTGTTATAGAATCTGTCGTGGTCTCTAGTTTGGAACCTTTTTAACTCACTGCCCCACCATTTAGAGTAAAATTATAACCGGACtaagattttttattatcaaaatctAATTGGAAATTCGCATTTGAATATCCATGAACTTTGAGTTCTTTAGACCCTTCAAGTGACGTAGTCAGGAATTTTCTTGGATTCCTCCATACTAAATTGTTTTACCACTTTGTCAACTTAAGTGGATTGAGATCATCCTAGCAACCTCTTGAATCTATctctataaattataattttcagaatataaaCGACTTCTCCCAAATCCTTCATGGAGAAATTCTTAGACAACCATATCTTTTACAGATTACAGTAATGGAATAtcatttttctattattaatattactaTAAGAAATATTTCTaacgataaaaaaataatgaaagtttaattttttttctcgttaatgatatatatataatgaccAATAATGTAATTGGTTGTTATTATATTAAACTTTAATGACCGTTGTAAAATATTCTCTTTAAAAATGGGAGTATTGATCGTTAAAATACAAGTACACATTTTTCTCTAAAACCCACATCGAAAGAGAAAGATTAAGGTATCACCTAAAACCACTATAAATTAACAAGCAATATGACTTACAGATCGTATGAACTCACAATGAGTACAAAATGAGAgtattggttattgaatgaaaTGCATTCTGAAATATTTGTACCAATGAAAGTTTGAGCTCAAAATTATTAGCTTGCACTCTAGGTCTAATAATGCTTGACCCAATCTGACAGATATCAGCTCTGATATAATCTCGTACCACTTTGCGGTTCAGTGGTCTAGCTCCATCTCCAACCACTGGATTTGCAACTGTTGCATTGTTGTTGTTTTCATCACCAACTCTAACAATAATTCTGTTTCTAACCatgtttggttcaatttttaattcaattgataTTGGAGTAGCACCCTTTctttctttgaatttttttttctgttttgacaAGTGTTTGATCTTTGGATTATACTGGAAGGCTTTATAATACCCTTATATCTCATGCACTATCAGTCAGaaacaagaaaaaaattaataaaataaaatgttaagaGAGTTTACTATTATGATATTAATGTTGTTAATCTCCGGCAACGACGCTAAAAACTTAACATGGCGAATTCCATATTGACTGAAAATTAAgtaacaaaatatatataaatctaaTTATTATCTAGGTTATCAATTATAAAGCTTATagtacaattaaaataaaataagataattaaattaaataactcaACAAAAAAAATTCACGAAATCAATTAATATTAAGAATTAGGATATCTTGATTTCACTTGGATCTGATTCAACTAATTCATCCGGCTAACAATCCAATTataattactaaaaataaagtaaataattcTAAGGTATTTGATCCTCTTTTCCGAGCAtgactaaattaattaaataaaaattaccatCTATTTCCTAATAATTTGATAGTTATCTTTAGTTAATTTTTCAAACACTGATTTTTTTTCACGACTCTATCGATCAAATCTTCATTTCCAAACCAATTAATATTCCTGTGATATTCAATTCCCTATTCTGTCCTAAAATATTCCCTCATAGTATTAATTTCAagataaaatcatttaaaaattcaCAAAGGTATTCAAAAGTATTAATATCAAGAATTGAATAATTGTTAGgtaaataaaattaactcagataaaatataaagaattCACAATCCAAGTTACATCAGGTCCCTTAACAAAGGAATTAGTTGCTCTATGGTCCGAGAATAAAGaacaaatttaattgaaaaattatcaaaaatcaTCCTAAAATAATGatgaacaacaaaaaaaaaagaataaaggaagaaagaaaaactCTAGATGTGGATTTTTCCTAATCTCCCAAATCTTCCTCCCCAattgaaaaattatcaaaaatcaTTCTAAATGATCAATaactaaaacaaaaaaaagaataaaagaagaaagaaaaactcTAGATGTGATTTTTCCTTCTAAATCTCCCAAATCTTCCTCTTTGAATCTCCTTGATCTCCTCCGTGTAACGTGTAAAGGTCTTCAAAAGTGAATGAAAATCTCCCGAACTTTCAAATATAATGCATTTATAGCCCATTGAGACTTCTATCATATAGCCCTTAGGATAAACTTGGAAAACTAAGTTTTCTTGTAAAAATATAGGGTGAAACGAGGATTTAATGCTGAAACACGAGATAGACTATAGAAAGACGGGTCTACCCCATGTTCCTTACTGTTTACTTTAAGTTTTTCTCCATTTAGGTAAAAATACGAGGGAAAATGCAAAAACAGGGGCAACTTGAATAACATAGGGCTGTCCTATATGTTTGTGTGTTTCTACTATAATTGCTCTAAATTGTTTCTGGTTTCTTTTGAGTGTGCCTCTTTCATTTTTTCACTTATTTTAGcctatgaaataataaaaataagtaaaaaactaaataataatgtgAAACCAagaattctaaaattaaatataaaaacctAATACCGTAAAGAAAATCAATGAAATTAAATAGATGTGGTTCCAAAATTATGTGAATCATTATGTAAAATATCGTTATATTAGCATCTTGAGAGAAAATAAGAGAGCAAGAACTTTTTTTGTTTGGCACACCAATTTTATTCGAACACCAAAGGGTTTTCTATAACCCCTTTGGGCTGAATCTCTTTCCTATTGTAGTCCTAATTTAACTCTTAAAAAGGCTAgttatcaatttaattgaatctaattaattaatagggTCCGTTACAATTATATTAAGGATAGTTTATAAAAATGTCTTTGAGGTCTGATAAAATCCATAGATTAGtctataattgaatttttaataacaaattagtccctaagtttatttttcatttaatagaACGGTCCTTTTGCAAATAAAAGATATATATTGCCATGAATTAACCATTGACTAGCAATTATACATTTTTAATGGCTAAAATACCTTTTAAGTggttaatattttctttttaataaaaaattatttttatccattattttggtaataaaaattttaagagattattattttaatttttgaagagGGGAGAATTTATGACGTTTATctctatatttcttttttattaaaaaataaaattaatattctattagtataaaaattaaaaattttaattttccttacaatttaattttatattctgtaagtaaaaaaattacttatttaaaatttaaaattaatttttatatttaattaaaattaaaattaatttatatatatataaatcacaATTGAACTCTgtctaaattgatttttatataaataaaaaaaaatttatatttaattaattaaaaattaatttttatatttactgaTTATAGTTGGAGTCTgtctaaattgatttttataaatataaaaattttatatttataaaatattaattttttatttaaaaattaaaattatttattatgatgaccaataagaaaaataattactataaaaatttaataaaatataaatagaattcACAAACAGaaacaaatatatttataagtGTAACAACTTTACAAATAAAAGTAGCAAAATTTAGGTTTTTTTATAAATGGATTCTAAgttactataaatttatttatatttatttaattttataaataaattatatatttatttgtgaATATCtttgtatctatttaattttataagcaGATTACACCTCAATTTATATATTCACAtggactttttatttttacaaatggTTACACTTCTATTTGTATATTTATTTGTATTCATTTAGTTTTAAAAGTCGACTATACGTCCGTTTACACATCCATACGtgtctatttatttttacaaataGTTACACTTCTATTTGTAAATATGTTTTAGTTTATAAATATGtttatattcaattaattttacagACTTATTATGtgtctatttttaaatttttaaaatctatttaattttaaaaacggATTATATGTTGGTTTAAAAATCTATcaatatctatttaattttataaataaattaaacctcCGTttacaaattcattttatatatattgaaattttcaaatgaattatacatcTATTACAGttaatatctatttaattttataaatagattataaactgttagtattatttaattttataaatagattacGTGATTACGAATTCgtttatattcatttaattttataaatagattatattcatttataaattgatttgtaCAAGGGAAcacatctattttaaaaatgtcCATTTAATTCTCTGAACGAATTAAATgtctatttaaaatttaaattctaatccatttttaatgaaatttttttatcaaatattaattaGATTTCAATTTCATACACCTcttaattctataattttaatggttttttatcttaatttcaattaaactaatatttaatttaccttttattttaattaaaaaaattaaaaaaaaaaaagataaagtcaattttaattttcctctaaatctttcaccTACATCACGTAACATTTTCCTTTTTGAAGCATAACGTTACTAGTTCGCAACCTTAAACCCTAAAACTTCGCTCTTCCTCTCCAATCTCAATTACTATTCCAAAAATCCTCTTTAAGTCTTCACTTGTCCCGTATCGGTACGTTTCACATCTCTATTATTTCCCTACCGAATCTCTTCCTCAACCGTCCGATCCGTCTTTCTCGTCTGCCGGCTGATATTCGTATTTCGGTTAAGTTGCAAGCATGTCTTAACGTAGATATGCAGCCACCGAATTCTGTGAAGCTGAATTTGAAGAGTAATGAGGTGATGGATATGCAGACGAAGGTCCTGGTGGGGACTTATATGATCCTAAAGGACGAGATTATTTGGACTGCATATTGGGTATCGCTGTTAACGCCCTCGGCCACGGGGATCCCGATTAGGTTTGAGCAGTCTCATGTAATTGATTGTGATTAAAGTCTATAACGAAATTTACCTAATACTTGTGTTTTCAGTGCAGAAGCCTGTAACGTTGTTAACTTGGTTTCTACTCTTTTTGTCAGGTACAGGAGGTTATAAAGATGATGGAAATTGAGATTGGAGGTggatggatttttcataaactCTGCAAGGCAAGAGGTTTCTTGAGATTTGTCAAATTGGAATCCATCTATAAGCTTTTAATTTGTCaatttttattaacaaataTTGAAAATATGTTACTAATGATGTATTCTTTTGCTATGACTAAACTGTATTTTGAATTGATGGGCTGATTCTTTCATTGAGTCCTGATGAATgtgaaaagtaaataaatttgagcTGAAATGTCGGATTattgaaaacaaaataaaaaagctTAAATTGGAGCTGAAATGTCTGATTATtgaaaacaaaatcaaaaagcTATCTGATGCAGTGGATCAACTGAACTGACATTCATAGGAGGAAAATTTTAGTATTCTTTTGAGGAAAATTTTAGTATTCTTTTTAATGTTGCAGCAATGAATGCGCCATGTCtgtgaagaagaaagaagaacatGCGTTAGCCTAATTTATTTGCTATTTTTGGAAGTGAAATTGTTTTTGCAGGTTTTCTAACGCTATTCTGCTGTGCTGATCTTTGGTGCATATAATCCTTAAGTTAACTTGTTGAATAAAGATTAAAGTTAACCATTTTAAGCATATAATAGTAATTCCGAACAGATCTAATAGTAATTCCTCATCTGATGCACAAAATACCAAGATTCTTATTTTCTTATAGAACTTGGAAATTCCTAACATGTGGTTCACCTTGTGATCTATCTTTTTAACAAGGTGGTTGAAGCATATAGATCTTTATCTTGTTTGTCTACTAATTTTGTTGGAGCCTTTAGTAACATTTAACAATAGCTGCTTAATTCATTATTTTCCTATAGATTTATAGGAACGAGAAGACTTTAGCAATTGATCACAACAATAACAAATTGATTACAAGGTATCTTTCTATTTGCTTTACTGACTTTGATCTGATTAGTAGCCTCATTTTAATAAGTAGGGAACTTTAGTCTTTTAGGCTTGGGACTTTATTTGGTTTTAAATCTTTTTCCTCTGTGAATAAATGCTCTAGAATTGAGATAAATCTCCTCCTTAGTCGTTGCAAAAGCTTAACGGACCTTTTAAGACAATCTGGCTTGAGCTTTGGTCACTGCCCTTGTATTTCAGGTTATAGATTTAATGGCTTGAAAATAGAATTTGACATGATGAGAAATTCCCCATGAAACATTTCATCATCTTGTTAAGAACTCTGGACGTTTTCTAATGTCCTACCCATTTCTGAAAAGCCAGCTCAAAGATGGTGAGAACCTTTTCAACTACAAAATAAAATTGTGACACCTGGATCCTTTGGCAAATAAAATTGTGAAGCATCAAAAGATGCGATGTCAAGCATTGAAAAAGTAATTATCATTcatataattttcttatttggTTATATTAGCTTTTtaagctaatttacctttttaatgtttttttgtAGGTATGTGTTGGCAAGAAAACTTGCAAAATTGAAGTTTCTTAAGGTGTATTTGGATCCACAAATTGTGAGAGTAGTAATATTAATACTCTAATTATGGAagttttatgttaatattttgcagtttaatttattttttacttttttatggaGCTATGTAGAAAATTTCtaaatgaattaataaaattcaattgggTTCCCTGGATTCATAGTGAATATatactatgttatgtaattatttattatgttgGGCATTTGAATGGTGGTTTAGTGAATTTGTACTTCAAATGTTTGGTGAATAAATTTAATCATGTAAAGAGGGAAATTACAAAcagattaaaaaattttttttgtgaTATAAATAATCACAGgatcattaatggaatttttgTTTGTGATAAAAACGGCTTATAAAAAATAAGCGGATTACAAACATATgaacaaattatttataaatagattttttCATGGATTTTTCCATTTGTAATTCATCCATttgtaaaatattatcaaaattataagaaaattataaaCGAATTATAAATTCACTTATAATGCAAACGGATTGTATGAATCCATTTATAATACAAATGGATTTGTGGTTTGAAAATTCGTCTGTAATATAAACAGATATTTGATTTGTttgtaataaaattacaaaCGAAATTTACATTCATGATTAGTTTGTAAACCATTTGTGAATTTAATTACAAATGAAAATTTTTGTTTAtaaatctaaattattttttccaaTGAATGGATAAAACCTATAAATTCACcgattttaaaaactaaaatagtaatctctcaagtttttattattaacataatggataaaaataactttttattataaaaaaatatattaatgactTAAAAGAGATAGTTTGAtcattaaaaaaacatataaacTATAGTCAATGGT
Encoded proteins:
- the LOC110627113 gene encoding uncharacterized protein LOC110627113 encodes the protein MQPPNSVKLNLKSNEVMDMQTKVLVGTYMILKDEIIWTAYWVSLLTPSATGIPIRFEQSHVQEVIKMMEIEIGGGWIFHKLCKARGFLRFVKLESIYKLLICQFLLTNIENMLLMMYSFAMTKLYFELMG